From Thermothelomyces thermophilus ATCC 42464 chromosome 6, complete sequence, the proteins below share one genomic window:
- a CDS encoding carbohydrate-binding WSC domain protein: MAPSTIAALLVGAAVSSACTIPTEPLGNNITYPFRAQVQNASRPEVHNKYMNLFEAGGGDRHLFIGPVGVPTYDLTLVAGVINHVPNGVRAVIGGEYSEIDHTTKMFMTGRDDPRAIFQPTYACNPVTDGLQIELRFVTWQGQPEGGHICVRSSFDGSHEFRYSPPGNRLIDVNRECIKVTLVVMPTTDLPPPGTSTTLSTSTTSARPTSTSSSTATSTSTPTGLPTPAPFTDLTDLGFRFVGCAPEERWTDDGAFRTLPDATESSDDMTNQRCVAFCAERGFRYAGTEWRRECWCGDEVAPTRRPATTLESLARCDDGYLCTGDPAQNCGGDAWLSLYERCEEGEACENEVFT; the protein is encoded by the exons ATGGCCCCGAGTACGATCGCGGCCCTGCTCGTCGGAGCCGCGGTAAGCTCGGCATGCACAATCCCGACCGAACCGCTCGGGAACAACATCACCTATCCCTTTCGCGCCCAGGTTCAGAACGCGAGCCGGCCTGAAGTACACAACAAGTACATGAACCTGTTCGAGGCGGGCGGCGGTGACCGGCATCTCTTCATTGGCCCCGTTGGTGTGCCCACCTACGACTTGACTCTTGTCGCGGGTGTCATCAACCATGTCCCGAACGGCGTCCGGGCCGTGATCGGGGGCGAA TACTCGGAAATCGACCACACTACCAAGATGTTCATGACGGGCCGGGACGACCCCAGAGCCATATTCCAGCCGACCTACGCGTGCAATCCAGTCACGGATGGGCTCCAGATCGAGTTGCGCTTTGTGACATGGCAGGGCCAGCCCGAAGGCGGCCACATCTGCGTCCGCTCGTCCTTTGATGGCAGCCACGAGTTCCGGTACTCGCCTCCAGGCAACAGAC TGATCGACGTCAACCGCGAATGCATCAAGGTGACCCTCGTGGTGATGCCCACCACCGACCTGCCACCCCCCGGTACGAGCACGACCTTGTCGACCAGCACCACCTCAGCCAGGCcgacctcgacctcctcctcgaccGCCACGTCCACGTCCACGCCCACGGGGTTGCCGACGCCGGCGCCCTTCACGGACCTCACGGACCTCGGGTTCCGCTTCGTGGGCTGCGCGCCCGAGGAGCGGTGGACCGACGACGGCGCGTTCCGCACGCTCCCGGACGCGACCGAGTCGTCCGACGACATGACCAACCAGCGGTGCGTCGCCTTCTGCGCCGAGCGCGGGTTCCGGTACGCCGGCACCGAGTGGCGGCGCGAGTGCTGGTGCGGCGACGAGGTGGCGCCCACGCGCCGGCCCGCGACCACGCTCGAGAGCCTGGCCCGCTGCGACGACGGGTACCTGTGCACGGGCGACCCGGCGCAGAACTGCGGGGGCGACGCGTGGCTGAGCCTGTACGAGCGGTGCGAGGAAGGCGAGGCGTGCGAGAATGAGGTTTTTACCTGA